A genome region from Penaeus monodon isolate SGIC_2016 chromosome 14, NSTDA_Pmon_1, whole genome shotgun sequence includes the following:
- the LOC119580692 gene encoding serine/arginine repetitive matrix protein 1-like: MVPAPGLGRLRRASRGHGCFDPQSTVTTQPTEAQEPASIDKLAASTADPSSIPRPLSRTSKNNNNNNKGAAGKPADDNTKGDHASRTTLALATTESGRYVGTRPLRSNRSPTPTLHRIPSKDQKNNASNGRPSKHLPAVRTSPTSPQDNNNQDVSVSTRPATRARGPTALPRHNHVNQRMNELNVSNQRRLLRQDLSSEEKQLRSPTRIPSAKTDKEFGLNSMAPKTRIYENLTFAPRTEKDEIVYENLRFPRRNIAAAAELPGGDDVTDGDESSSADSVTSEPPHDSAESTVWLSDSWKSEKDNRSSVESAIKPSQPSGKAVKPDNKRTHKHPHGPKSPANVHKSKMPKPPTRNSSVAVGGARSRDTSPFSSDSEGGASRSPVKAEAQRSAVSTRPADPPSGPGSRRTSIASDTSSSLSPLASPSPSLRSLQEHRQGHHPSASPSPSLRSLQEPARQRGSPGTPPSLSLRSLQKHRQGRSTPSSPTFSLRSLQEGYQSRSPSASPSPSLRSLPEGQGTATLDRRQRSSPAGIHAVGESYPRTQDRNSYMKSFTSNRHDQTDARRGESLERLPRLGKRSVGAAGAASPGRGPRRLPILESDEDHQQTSNRFDLEDGTHSPQQTLSRTSDTERVLCDSGGPRSSSRHVSRHDMRRRSLQAGALMPPLQHSAWNPQERPGGFGTR, translated from the exons ATGGTGCCTGCGCCTGGACTTGGGCGTTTGAGACGGGCATCGCGAGGCCACGGCTGCTTCGATCCCCAGAGCACCGTCACCACGCAGCCCACGGAGGCCCAGGAGCCAGCCTCCATTGACAAGCTGGCAGCCTCCACCGCCGACCCTTCGAGCATCCCTCGGCCCCTCTCCAGGaccagcaagaacaacaacaacaacaacaaaggggcGGCGGGGAAGCCAGCCGACGACAACACCAAGGGGGACCACGCCTCGAGGACGACCTTGGCTCTGGCCACCACTGAGTCTGGCAGGTATGTGGGTACAAGGCCCCTCAGATCTAACCGCTCCCCGACCCCGACGCTCCACAGGATCCCCTCGAAAGATCAGAAAAATAACGCCAGCAACGGGCGACCCAGCAAGCACCTCCCCGCCGTGCGCACCTCCCCCACGTCCCCGCAGGACAACAACAACCAGGACGTGAGTGTGTCTACGCGGCCCGCTACTCGGGCCAGGGGTCCGACGGCTCTGCCAAGACACAATCATGTTAATCAGAGGATGAATGAATTGAACGTCTCTAACCAGAGAAG GCTACTGAGGCAGGATCTGTCGTCTGAAGAGAAACAACTACGCAGTCCAACGCGAATCCCTTCCGCCAAAACCGACAAAGAGTTCGGTCTAAATTCCATGGCTCCCAAAACTCGTATTTACGAGAATCTGACTTTCGCGCCGAGAACAGAAAAGGATGAGATTGTGTACGAGAACCTAAGGTTTCCGCGGAGAAATATTGCTGCCGCTGCTGAGCTCCCGGGGGGCGATGACGTCACGGACGGCGATGAAAGCTCATCTGCAGACTCCGTGACCTCCGAGCCTCCTCACGACTCGGCGGAGAGCACGGTGTGGCTCTCGGACTCCTGGAA ATCGGAAAAAGACAACAGAAGCAGCGTGGAGAGCGCAATAAAACCCTCTCAGCCGTCGGGTAAGGCAGTAAAGCCTGACAATAAACGAACGCACAAGCACCCACACGGACCCAAGAGCCCTGCGAATGTACACAAAAGTAAGATGCCGAAACCCCCAACAAGGAACTCTTCCGTCGCAGTGGGTGGAGCTCGAAGCAGAGACACGAGCCCCTTCTCGTCGGATTCGGAGGGCGGCGCGAGCAGAAGTCCTGTCAAGGCCGAGGCCCAGAGGAGCGCGGTCAGCACTCGGCCCGCGGATCCTCCATCCGGGCCGGGATCTCGTAGGACGAGCATCGCGTCTGACACTTCGTCGTCCTTGTCTCCGCTAGCGTCTCCGAGCCCCTCCTTGCGATCTCTACAGGAACACCGTCAAGGCCACCATCCCTCAGCATCCCCAAGTCCCTCCCTACGATCTTTACAGGAGCCTGCACGTCAGAGAGGCTCCCCCGGGACACCCCCAAGCCTGTCGTTACGATCTCTGCAAAAACACCGCCAAGGGAGATCTACGCCGTCGTCTCCGACCTTTTCCTTGCGGTCTCTCCAGGAAGGCTACCAGAGTCGCTCTCCTTCGGCCTCTCCGAGTCCCTCCTTGCGATCTCTTCCAGAAGGCCAAGGAACCGCGACCTTGGACCGTCGTCAGCGATCGTCTCCGGCCGGCATCCACGCCGTTGGCGAATCTTACCCCAGAACTCAAGATAGAAATTCGTACATGAAGTCATTCACTTCCAACAGACATGATCAAACAGACGCCCGACGTGGGGAATCGCTGGAAAGATTACCTCGCCTTGGGAAAAGGTCTGTTGGCGCTGCAGGCGCTGCCTCTCCCGGAAGAGGACCTCGCCGTCTGCCCATCCTGGAAAGCGATGAAGACCACCAACAGACTTCTAACCGCTTCGACCTTGAAGACGGAACTCACAGTCCGCAACAGACACTTTCTCGCACTTCCGACACGGAGCGGGTTCTCTGTGACTCCGGGGGCCCTCGCAGCTCTTCCAGACATGTGTCTAGGCACGACATGAGGAGAAGAAGCCTCCAGGCCGGAGCATTGATGCCACCACTCCAACACTCGGCCTGGAATCCGCAAGAACGCCCAGGTGGGTTTGGTACTCGATGA